In one Rattus rattus isolate New Zealand chromosome 16, Rrattus_CSIRO_v1, whole genome shotgun sequence genomic region, the following are encoded:
- the Grifin gene encoding grifin: protein MAGLLFSALNHFTWQLATLDSTWLRVIALQFEAFCAGGLAPGWSLTVQGHADAGEDKFEINFLTDAGDIAFHVKPRFSSATVVGNAFQGGRWGQEEVSSVFPLTLGEPFEMEVSADTEHFHIYAQEQKVLQFPHRHRPLATITRVRVLSDHRLAQVELAKRGLSWGDGGY from the exons ATGGCAGGCCTGCTATTCTCAGCCCTGAACCACTTCACCTGGCAGCTGGCCACACTGGACAGCACG TGGCTGAGGGTAATAGCATTACAG TTCGAAGCCTTCTGTGCAGGGGGCCTGGCCCCTGGCTGGAGCCTGACTGTACAGGGACATGCGGATGCTGGAGAAGATAA GTTTGAGATCAACTTTTTAACAGATGCGGGAGACATCGCCTTCCATGTCAAACCTCGATTCTCCAGCGCCACAGTGGTGGGCAATGCCTTCCAGGGAGGGCgatggggacaggaggaggtgTCCAGCGTGTTCCCGCTGACCTTGGGAGAGCCCTTTGAG ATGGAGGTGAGTGCAGACACAGAACACTTTCACATTTACGCCCAGGAACAAAAGGTGCTCCAGTTCCCACATCGGCACCGACCGCTAGCTACCATCACCAGAGTGCGAGTGCTCAGTGACCATCGGCTGGCCCAGGTGGAGCTGGCCAAGCGGGGCCTGAGCTGGGG GGATGGGGGCTACTGA